In Thermodesulfobacteriota bacterium, the genomic window CGGGAGAAGGCGCAAAGGCCGTGCTTGCGGTAGGGGAATACCTGCAGAGCCGCGCAGAGGGCGGCTCAAGTTCCTGAGGGCCCGTTCCGATCCGTGCTCGAGAAGGGGGCAACGCCCCCGAGCGTTGCGGGCACTAGCGCCCTCGGATCGGAGACCGCCATGGATCGAATCCGCATTTCCTGCATCCTGACCGCCGCGGCGGGAGCCGTCGGGACGGCCGGCGCCGCCTGGGCGGCAGGCCCCATGAGCCGCCTCCAGGGGGTGAGCCAGCACGCCCGCACCCAGGCTGCCTCGGGCCCCGACCACCTGTGGGTGGGCCTGGGGATCGCCCTGGTCCTGGCCGGGCTGATCGGCGCCGCCGCCTTCTGGACCCTGCGCGGACGAAAGCCCTAGCCTTCTTCCAGCCCCGAGCGCACCCGATCCCACGCAAAGAGGGGCCCGGGATCGGCCTTGCGGCCGGGGGCCACGTGCTCGTGGCCCACGATCCGCTCGGGGACCACCCGGGGGTGGGCCCGGCGCACCGCGGCGAGCAGGCGCCGCAGCGCCGCGTACTGGGCTTGCGTATACGGCGTCTGCCCGTCTCCTTCGAGCTCGATTCCCACCGAAAAGCGGTTCACGTCGGGCTCTCCATCGAGAGCGCTCTCCCCCGCGTGCCACGCCTTGAGGTCGGTGTCCACGAACTGGGTCACCTGCCCCTCCCGGTCCACGAAGAAGTGGGCCGAGACCTTGAGGTGGGCGATCTCCGGGAAGAAGCGGTCCACTGCCGGGTCCAGCCGGTTGCAGAAGAAGTGCTCCACCCACGGGCCTCCGAAGCTGCCGGGGGGAAGGCTGATGTGGTGGAGCACCACGGCGTCCACCTCCCAGCCTTCCCGGGAAGAGCAGTTGGGGCTGGGGACGAAGCGGGCCCAGGGCAGGATCACGGGGGCGTTGCTCCTAGCGGACCCGGCGGGCGGGGTCCAGCCGGTCGCGCAGGGCGTCGCCCAGCACGTTGATGCCGAGCACCGTGCCCATGATGGCGAGCCCGGGGAAGAGCGCCAGGTGGGGCGCGAAGAGGAGGTAGTCCACCCCCTGGCTGAGCAGGGCGCCCCAGGTGGGCACGTCCTGGGGGCCGAGCCCGAGGAACGAGAGGCTCGACTCGGCCAGGATCGCGCCCGCCACCCCAAAGGTGGCCTGCACGGCCAGGGGCCCTGCCAGGTTGGGCAGCAGGTGGCGCCAGGCGATGCGCCACGGGCCGGCGCCCAGGGTGCGGGCCGCGGTCACGAACTCCCGGGTCTTGAGAGAGAGGACCTCGCCGCGCACCAGGCGGGCGAAGCCGACCCAACCGAGCAGGCTGAGCGCGAAGACCACGTTGCCCAGGCTCGGCCCCAGCACCCCCGCCAGGGCGATGGCCAGCAGGATGCCGGGGAAGGCGAGCAGCACGTCCACCACCCGCATGATCCCCTCGTCCACCCAGCCGCCGGCGTAGCCCGACGCGAACCCCACGAGGGTTCCTACGGCCAGGCTCACCCCCACCACCAGGAGCCCCACCGCCAGGCTCACCCGGCCGCCGTGGAGGAGCACCGCCAGCACGTCGCGCCCCAGGCGATCCTGCCCCAGGGGGTGGCTGAGGCTGGGCCCCTCGAGCCCCCCGGGGAGGTCGAGCAGGTCCACCGGCGCCGGGCTGAGCAGCGGCGCGAACACGGCCCCCAACACCAGCAGCGCCAGAAACCCGGCGGAAATCAGCAGAAAGCTCCGCCCACCCGGCAACTGGGGAAGCTGGGGAAGCCGGGGGAGGAGCCGCCGGCGTCCCGAAGCACTCGCGCTCGGCACGCTCCCCCGCGTCCTCTCGGACCGCCCTTCACCCTTCACCCTTCACCTTTCACGTTTCACCCTCACCCGTCACCCCTCACCCTCGGGTCCGCCACCCGGTATAGGAGATCGGCCAGCAGGTTCGCCCCCACGTAGGCCAGGCTGATCACGAGCACGCATCCCTGGGCGAGGGGGTAGTCGCGGCCCTGGAGGGCTTGGAGGAGTAGCGTGCCGATGCCCGGCCAGGCGAACACTGCCTCGGTGATGACCGCTCCCGAGAGCAGGCTCCCGAGCTGGAGGCCCAGGAGCGTGATGACCGGCAGACAGGCGTTTCGCAGGGCGTGAACCCAGATGACCTTGGCTTCGCTCACCCCCCGGGCCCGGGCGGCGGCCAGGTAGTCGGCGCGCAGCACTTCCACCAGGCTCGACCGGAGCATGCGGGAGAGGATGGCTGCGAGCCCCGTGCCCAGGGTGATGGCCGGGAGCACCACGCTCGCCCACCCTTCGCGGCCCGAGACCGGGAGCCACCGCAGGTGCACCGAGAAGAGGAGGATGAGGAGCGGCCCGAGCCAGAAGTTGGGCATGGAGACCCCAAGGAGGCTCGCCACCAGGCTTCCCCGGTCGAAGAGGGTGTCCTTGCGCACTGCCGCCAGCACCCCCAGGGGAAGCGCCACCGCCAGGGCCACGGCCAGCGCGCACCCGGCCAGTTGCGCGGTGGCGGGCAGGCGGCTCGCGATGACCTCGCGCACGGGCTTGCGGTAGGTGAAGCTCCGCCCCAGGTCCCCCCGGGCGAGCCCCGCCAGGTAGGTGCCGTACTGCTCGGCCAGGGGGCGGTCCAGGCCGAGCTCGGCGCGCAGGAGCTCCTTGTCCGCCGCCTGGGCCGTCTCGCCCAGCATCACGTCCACGGGGTCACCGGGCACCAGGTGCAGGAACGCGAACACCAGCGTCACCACCCCCAGGACGGTGGGCAGGAGGGTCAAGAGCCGGCGGCGGATCACGAGCCGTCCCCGGGCCCGGGCCGAACCCGGGCGAGGCTCGTGTACTCGCCCCCCGGGAGCGCCTCGTACCCCTCGTAGCCCCGGCGCAGCACCACCACGTCGTCGAGCCACCACAGGCTCGTGTACACGCAGTCCCGGGCCACCTGGGCCTGCACCTGCCGGTAGAGCTCCCGGCGCCGGTCCGGGTCGGGCTCGGCGCGGCTCCGGTCGAGCCAGGCGTCCACCTGGGCGTTGCGGTAGCGGCCGCGGTTGGCGCCGGCGGGGGGAACGGAGGCCGAGTGGAAGAGGTAGTGGAGGGAGTCGGGGTCGGAGAGACCGATCCAGCGCAGGCTCATGAGCTGGAAGTTCCCCGCCCGCACGTCGGCGAAGAAGGTGCCCCACTCGAAGCTGCGCACCTCGACCCCCACCCCCACTCGGCGCAGGTGCGCGGCGATCACCTGGGCGACCTCCAGGGCAGTCTTGTCGGTGCTGGTCTTGTAGCTCAGGGCAAAGCGCACCGCCGGTCCGTCCCCGTCCGGGTCCGGGTACCCGGCCGAGTCCAGGAGCTCCCGGGCGCGGGCGGGGTCGTAGGGGTAGGAGGGCACGTCGGGGGCGTGGGCCCAGTGCTCGGGGGGCAACACCCCCGTGGCCGGCCGGGCCAGCCCCTGGAGGGCGTAGGCGATGAGCTCGTCCCGGTCCACCGCGTGGGACAGGGCCTGGCGCACCCGCACGTCCCCCAGGACCGGATCTTCCAGGTTGTACCCCAGGTACTGGTAGGAGGCGCCGGGGGTCGCGGTGACCGAGAGCTCCGGCTCCCGCTGGAGGAACTTGACCGCATAGGGCGGCACGGCGTTCTGGAGGAGGTCGAGCCCCCCCGAGCCGATCTCCAGGAGCCGGGTGGTGGCGTTGCCCACGATGCGAAACCGAACCCGGGCCAGGGCCGGCGGCGCCTCGAAGTGGCCGGGGAACGCCTCCAGCAGCACCTCTTCCCCGGGCCGGAAGGCGGCCAGGCGGTAGGGGCCCGTGCCCACCACCTCGCCTGCCAGGTCCGGGAGCCCCGCCAGGCGCTCGGGGAGCACCCCCAGGGTGAGCTGAAAGGGGAAGGAAACCTGGGGGCGGGAGAGCCGGAAGACCACCGTGCGGTCGTCGGCCGCCTCCACTGCTTCAAGCGCCGCCAGGGCGCCTGCGGCGGGGCACCCGTGGGCCGGGTCCATCGCGTAGCGGTAGGTGGCCGCCACGTCCCGGGCCGTGAGCCGGGAGCCGTCGTGGAACCGCACGCCGTCGCGCAGGACGAAGCGGTGGGTGAGGGGGTCGGGGGTCTCCCAGGTTTCCGCCAGGTCGGGCCGGAACTCCCCCGACGCCGTCCGGGCCAGGAGCCCGTGGAAGAGGAGCGGCACGATCCGCACCCCGTGGGCGTCGGCCGCGTACCGGGGGTCGAGGGTCGCGGGGGTGCCCTCGATCCCCACCCGGAACTCCACCGGGTCCCGGGCCGGGCGGCCGGAACATCCCCCGGCGCCGGCACCTGCGGCGGCGAGGGCTGCGAAGACCAGCAGGAGGGCCGGGCCGTGGCGCAACATGGGCCCATTCTAGTACACCCGCGGCGGTACCCGCCACCGCCCGCAGGTTGACGCAACCTCCCGGGCCCGGTAGCTTCGCGGCGCGCGCCCCAAGCCCCGGAGGATGCCATGCCCGACACGACCCGCGAACTGTACCGGCTCTGGCGCGAGGCCACCGACCTCGACGCCCGGGGCGTGCGGGGCCGGTCCCTGGAGTGGGACCGGATGCCGGCCCCCCACAAGCACTACCCCGGCGCCCCGCGCCGGGAGCTTCCCGGGTCCTCCCAGCTGCGCCTTCCCCCCGTGCCCCTGTGGCGGGCCCTGGCGGACCGGCGCTCCCGCCGGGACCTGGGGGGCGAGTCGATCCCCCCCGAGACCCTCGGGACCCTCCTCTGGGCCTGCCAGGGGGTGACGGCCCGCCAGGGCCCCTACCTCCTGCGCACCGCCCCCTCGGCAGGCGCCCTCTACCCCTTCGAGACCTACGTCTCGGTCCAGTCGGTGGAGGGGTGGGAGCCGTGCCTCGCCCACCTGCACCTGCCCACCTTTACCCTCGAAGTCCTCCAGGAAGGACACCTGGGCCGGCACATCGCCCACGCCGCCCTCGGGCAGGGCTTCCTCTCCCGGGCCGCCGCCGTCTTCCTCTGGACCGCGGTGGTGCCTCGCTGCGCATGGAAGTATGGCGACCGGGCGCTCCGCTACCTGGGCCTCGACCTGGGCCACGTGTGCCAGAACCTGGCCCTGGCCTGCGCGGCGCTGGACCTGGGCTGCTGCCCCGTGGCGGCCTTCTTCGACGAGGACGTCAACCGCCTGCTCGGGGTGGACGGCGAAGCCGAGTTCGCCTACTACCTGGCCGCCGTAGGCCCGGTGGAGGCCGGGACCGACGCCGCCTGAGGCTCTGGGCGGAGGGCGCAATGCGCAGGTATTGGGGTGCGATCTTCGCCAGGGCGATGAGTGGGCCGGTGTCGGACACGAGGGTCATTTCGTGTCCGCGGCCTCGATGTCACAGCGGAGCTCGTTCTCGAACTCGTCCTCAGAGTATTTGAAGAGGCTGATGCGGTACTTCGAGCACGTTTCCATGAACTCGACTCTTGACATCTGTGCGAGTTCTGCAGCCTTGCCCAAGGAGATCTTGCCCAACTCGAACATCTTCAGTGCTGCCATGAGGAGAACGAACACACCCTGCGGGCCGGCGGTCAGCCTTCGGTGAGGAGGCGGGCGATGGCCTGGGGGTCGAGTAGCTTTCCGGTGGAGCGGACCTTCCCGTCGACGACGAGGGCGGGGAAGGAGAAGACGCCGT contains:
- the ampD gene encoding 1,6-anhydro-N-acetylmuramyl-L-alanine amidase AmpD; protein product: MILPWARFVPSPNCSSREGWEVDAVVLHHISLPPGSFGGPWVEHFFCNRLDPAVDRFFPEIAHLKVSAHFFVDREGQVTQFVDTDLKAWHAGESALDGEPDVNRFSVGIELEGDGQTPYTQAQYAALRRLLAAVRRAHPRVVPERIVGHEHVAPGRKADPGPLFAWDRVRSGLEEG
- a CDS encoding ABC transporter permease codes for the protein MPSASASGRRRLLPRLPQLPQLPGGRSFLLISAGFLALLVLGAVFAPLLSPAPVDLLDLPGGLEGPSLSHPLGQDRLGRDVLAVLLHGGRVSLAVGLLVVGVSLAVGTLVGFASGYAGGWVDEGIMRVVDVLLAFPGILLAIALAGVLGPSLGNVVFALSLLGWVGFARLVRGEVLSLKTREFVTAARTLGAGPWRIAWRHLLPNLAGPLAVQATFGVAGAILAESSLSFLGLGPQDVPTWGALLSQGVDYLLFAPHLALFPGLAIMGTVLGINVLGDALRDRLDPARRVR
- the nikB gene encoding nickel ABC transporter permease translates to MIRRRLLTLLPTVLGVVTLVFAFLHLVPGDPVDVMLGETAQAADKELLRAELGLDRPLAEQYGTYLAGLARGDLGRSFTYRKPVREVIASRLPATAQLAGCALAVALAVALPLGVLAAVRKDTLFDRGSLVASLLGVSMPNFWLGPLLILLFSVHLRWLPVSGREGWASVVLPAITLGTGLAAILSRMLRSSLVEVLRADYLAAARARGVSEAKVIWVHALRNACLPVITLLGLQLGSLLSGAVITEAVFAWPGIGTLLLQALQGRDYPLAQGCVLVISLAYVGANLLADLLYRVADPRVRGDG
- a CDS encoding ABC transporter substrate-binding protein is translated as MLRHGPALLLVFAALAAAGAGAGGCSGRPARDPVEFRVGIEGTPATLDPRYAADAHGVRIVPLLFHGLLARTASGEFRPDLAETWETPDPLTHRFVLRDGVRFHDGSRLTARDVAATYRYAMDPAHGCPAAGALAALEAVEAADDRTVVFRLSRPQVSFPFQLTLGVLPERLAGLPDLAGEVVGTGPYRLAAFRPGEEVLLEAFPGHFEAPPALARVRFRIVGNATTRLLEIGSGGLDLLQNAVPPYAVKFLQREPELSVTATPGASYQYLGYNLEDPVLGDVRVRQALSHAVDRDELIAYALQGLARPATGVLPPEHWAHAPDVPSYPYDPARARELLDSAGYPDPDGDGPAVRFALSYKTSTDKTALEVAQVIAAHLRRVGVGVEVRSFEWGTFFADVRAGNFQLMSLRWIGLSDPDSLHYLFHSASVPPAGANRGRYRNAQVDAWLDRSRAEPDPDRRRELYRQVQAQVARDCVYTSLWWLDDVVVLRRGYEGYEALPGGEYTSLARVRPGPGDGS
- a CDS encoding SagB/ThcOx family dehydrogenase, producing the protein MPDTTRELYRLWREATDLDARGVRGRSLEWDRMPAPHKHYPGAPRRELPGSSQLRLPPVPLWRALADRRSRRDLGGESIPPETLGTLLWACQGVTARQGPYLLRTAPSAGALYPFETYVSVQSVEGWEPCLAHLHLPTFTLEVLQEGHLGRHIAHAALGQGFLSRAAAVFLWTAVVPRCAWKYGDRALRYLGLDLGHVCQNLALACAALDLGCCPVAAFFDEDVNRLLGVDGEAEFAYYLAAVGPVEAGTDAA
- a CDS encoding UPF0175 family protein, producing the protein MAALKMFELGKISLGKAAELAQMSRVEFMETCSKYRISLFKYSEDEFENELRCDIEAADTK